The following proteins are encoded in a genomic region of Aquifex aeolicus VF5:
- the mrdA gene encoding penicillin-binding protein 2 has product MKRRSFILMLLSAIGSFIGVVGNLFRIQVLEGKKYRELSERNYERERYLYPPRGDIYDRNGVKLAYDVPKYVLVLDAYRLGKEELKKTLENLKELFGIEIDKRKVLKGGFEPQVVKEELTPKELEIYYENKEILPGVFIEVIPKRVYPYGELASHILGYVGYPNERDFKRIKKEIGSKSFVGKMGIERVFDEKLLGELGKERVMVNAIGGIVKVLERREPKKGNSVKLTIDYRFQKIVEEVFKESGHPAGAVILLKASTGEVLALASFPNFNPNKVYEEWKSLVKNPLKPLFNRAIRGLYPPASVFKVPMAFATLSAKIRSPWEKVFCPGYYELGDRKFYCWRRWGHGKVDLIKSLSESCDVYYYTAGYKLGPTKIRYYAKRFSYGERIPFELPVRKGFIPTPRWKLRRFKEPWYDGDTVNMSIGQGFVLSNLMEQTLMMMGIANNGVIYKPTLLKEILDDKGNVIFRNKREVWKAVYGSLEHFALIKRGLRDAVRKGTAKLAFSRIVDIAGKTGTAEVFFKNKRKIKKKYKKMRKKLPWKYRNHAWFVGFAPYRDPKFVIGVFVEHGESGGKTAAPIARKILERIYIEKLHKEL; this is encoded by the coding sequence ATGAAAAGGCGTAGTTTTATCCTGATGCTTTTGTCCGCGATAGGGAGTTTTATCGGAGTTGTTGGGAATCTTTTCAGGATCCAAGTTCTTGAGGGAAAGAAGTACAGGGAGCTTTCCGAGAGGAATTACGAGAGGGAAAGGTACCTTTACCCGCCGAGGGGGGATATATACGACAGGAACGGGGTCAAACTCGCTTACGACGTTCCTAAATACGTCCTCGTTCTTGACGCTTACAGACTCGGAAAAGAAGAACTCAAAAAGACCTTGGAAAACTTAAAGGAATTATTCGGAATTGAGATTGATAAAAGGAAAGTTCTCAAGGGGGGATTTGAACCGCAAGTGGTAAAGGAGGAGTTAACTCCCAAGGAGCTGGAAATATATTACGAAAACAAGGAAATACTTCCGGGAGTCTTTATAGAAGTTATACCCAAAAGGGTTTACCCGTACGGGGAGCTTGCGTCTCATATTTTGGGATACGTGGGGTATCCCAACGAAAGGGACTTTAAAAGGATAAAGAAAGAAATAGGGAGTAAAAGTTTTGTCGGGAAGATGGGAATAGAACGGGTGTTTGACGAAAAGCTACTCGGGGAACTCGGAAAGGAAAGGGTTATGGTAAACGCAATTGGGGGAATAGTAAAAGTTCTCGAAAGGAGAGAACCGAAGAAAGGAAACTCCGTAAAGCTCACGATCGATTACAGATTTCAAAAAATAGTGGAGGAGGTTTTTAAGGAAAGCGGACACCCAGCGGGAGCCGTAATCCTTTTGAAAGCTTCCACAGGAGAAGTTCTCGCCCTTGCGAGTTTTCCCAACTTCAACCCGAACAAGGTTTACGAAGAGTGGAAAAGTCTCGTAAAAAATCCCTTGAAACCTCTCTTTAACAGGGCTATTAGGGGACTGTATCCGCCCGCTTCTGTCTTTAAAGTCCCTATGGCTTTTGCTACACTGAGTGCAAAGATAAGGAGTCCTTGGGAAAAGGTTTTTTGTCCCGGATACTACGAACTAGGGGACAGGAAATTTTACTGCTGGAGGAGGTGGGGACACGGTAAGGTGGATCTTATTAAAAGTCTTTCGGAATCATGCGACGTTTACTACTACACCGCAGGTTACAAACTTGGCCCTACTAAGATACGCTACTACGCCAAAAGGTTTTCTTACGGTGAACGTATTCCCTTTGAACTTCCCGTAAGGAAAGGTTTCATACCGACACCGAGGTGGAAACTCAGGCGCTTTAAAGAACCGTGGTACGATGGGGATACCGTTAACATGAGTATAGGGCAGGGATTTGTGCTGAGTAACTTAATGGAACAGACCTTAATGATGATGGGTATAGCGAATAACGGAGTTATATACAAACCGACGCTTTTGAAGGAAATACTCGACGATAAAGGAAACGTGATATTCAGAAATAAAAGGGAAGTCTGGAAAGCGGTTTACGGCAGTCTTGAGCATTTTGCTTTGATAAAGAGAGGATTGAGAGACGCGGTGAGAAAGGGAACCGCAAAACTCGCATTCTCCAGAATAGTGGACATAGCGGGAAAAACGGGAACCGCGGAAGTTTTCTTCAAAAATAAGAGAAAGATTAAAAAGAAGTACAAGAAAATGAGAAAGAAACTTCCCTGGAAGTACAGAAACCACGCGTGGTTTGTGGGATTTGCACCCTACAGGGACCCTAAATTCGTCATCGGAGTTTTTGTTGAGCACGGAGAGAGCGGAGGAAAAACAGCAGCCCCCATAGCAAGAAAGATTCTGGAGAGGATATACATAGAAAAACTCCATAAAGAACTTTAA
- the dprA gene encoding DNA-processing protein DprA, whose translation MTNLRKLEDLVLYVRLADTNGVGLKSVKKILYHFKSIRNLNEKELERLLGTKRAERVVLSLETERNFEEKLINIIDKNDIKFILYEDKEYPEILKGIDEPPPYLFYQGEPPEGGYGIVGTRRPSKLSLNAVEKLLESIEGPIISGGAVGIDFKAHFESLKHGFKNFVILGTGILKIESRIKKLKGMGASLVSEFLPWTEGSKWTFPKRNRIIAGLSKKLFVMEAGSKSGALITADYAHRYGREIYAYVGDEHSERWKGCLKLIEEGKAKRLDFSSEKDKLLEFLSVPRTFDEVISFLKRERKEVFKILSSLIIQGKVVQEGAYYKKL comes from the coding sequence AAGAGTGTAAAAAAGATACTTTACCACTTCAAAAGCATAAGGAACTTAAACGAAAAAGAACTGGAACGCCTTCTCGGTACGAAAAGGGCGGAGAGAGTAGTACTCAGTTTAGAAACTGAAAGGAATTTTGAGGAAAAGTTAATAAATATTATTGATAAAAATGATATAAAATTTATTCTTTATGAGGATAAAGAGTATCCAGAAATCTTGAAAGGGATAGACGAACCGCCTCCCTACCTCTTTTATCAGGGTGAGCCTCCTGAGGGAGGATACGGAATTGTCGGGACGAGGAGACCTTCAAAGTTGTCTTTAAACGCCGTTGAAAAGCTCCTTGAAAGTATTGAGGGACCGATAATTTCGGGCGGTGCGGTCGGGATAGACTTCAAAGCTCATTTTGAAAGTTTAAAACATGGTTTTAAAAATTTCGTAATTCTGGGTACAGGAATTTTAAAAATTGAATCAAGGATTAAAAAACTAAAGGGTATGGGAGCATCGCTCGTCAGCGAGTTCCTTCCTTGGACCGAAGGGAGTAAATGGACCTTTCCGAAGAGAAACAGGATTATAGCGGGTCTTTCAAAAAAGTTGTTTGTTATGGAAGCAGGTTCAAAGAGTGGAGCTCTAATTACCGCGGATTACGCCCACAGGTACGGAAGAGAGATTTACGCCTATGTGGGAGACGAGCATTCGGAGAGGTGGAAGGGTTGCTTAAAGCTAATTGAAGAAGGGAAGGCAAAAAGACTGGACTTTAGTAGTGAAAAAGACAAACTCTTAGAGTTCCTGAGTGTTCCGAGAACTTTCGACGAGGTGATTAGCTTCCTGAAAAGGGAAAGGAAAGAAGTTTTCAAAATTCTTAGTTCTTTAATAATTCAAGGAAAAGTTGTACAGGAAGGGGCTTACTACAAAAAACTTTAA